The genomic region TCTATTTCCTGCAGCAACTTCATCTATGCTATGTATTGCACAACCGTCTTCTTCTAAGACCTTTTTTACTTCCTCAAAATTTATGTTAGGCCCTTCTATAACCACCATTAAACCCATAGTTTCTACGTCCATGTCTGTTACACTAATATTAACTCCATCTATTCCTTCTAGTTCAGTTAGTTTACCGGCTAAATCTATTATTGTTGTGCCCTTAATTGGTTTTAAAACGTCAAGAACAATCCTTCTTATACTCACTCTTCATCAATGTGTTAAATAAGGACTTTAGCGTTAAAAATCTAATTTTTACCTTGAATATATCTCAATTATCTGGGATTTTAAGTATTAAAAATATTAAAGCTGTCTATAGTTTAAGTCTTAAAAACCTTGTAACATGTTTAGGTTAATTTTAAATAAATAGGGTTCGGGGGTATATAAAGGGGGGTTTAAAAATGATGGGGATAAACCAAGAAGTACCAAAAGTTATAGGAAAACAAGTTTATGGAAGCTTATATGATTGCGATGAGGAAGTTTTAAAAGATGTGGAAAAACTGAAGAATATTGTAATAAATGCAGCTAAAATAGGTAACATGACCCTCCTTGACGTTAAGGCTTGGAAAATCGGTGAAGGAGCTAGCGTTGTAGCTATAGTATTAGAAAGTCACATAACAATTCACACATGGCCTGAGTACAAATTTGCCACGGTTGACGTTTATTCCTGCGGTGCAAAAAGCGACCCCAAGAAAGCCTTTGCTTACATAGTAAAGGAGCTTGGGGCAAAAAGGTATAGCATGAATGAGGCTGATAGATCATCGGACTTTTAATAGTAGGCGGAGGATTAGCAGGGCTTTTATTTGGATATAAAAATAAGGACAAAGAAGAAAAAATTCTTATTTTTGATAGGAAAAGATTTCCTGGTAAAAAATGTACTGGAATAATAAGCTATTCTACTTTTCAAAAATTAGGAATACCAAGAGAGTTCATAGATAGAGATTTTAAAGAAATAGAAATCGTTATAAACAATAAATATTCAGTTTTCGTTAAAACTCACGTATTAAGACTAAACAGGGAAAAATTAGAAAAATGGCTAGACCAGGAGTTAAAAGTTATTAGGCCAGTTAATGCAGAAATTAAGAACGAGAAGGAAGTAGTAGTAAATAACAATGTATATCATGGCAAAGTAATCGATTGCTCCGGCTGGAAAGGAAAGGCTAAATGGATCAGAGCAATAGAAGAAGTAAAAGAGCCTTTACCAGAAATGGATACGATTAAAGTTTTTATTGATTCAAAGAATCCTGGAGGGTTTTCGTGGATAGTACCTTTGCCAGATAAAACTTTAGTAGGCTCCTTATCTTACTCTAATCCTAAGCTGTTCTTACCAGTTGTAGATAAAAGATTAATTGAGATACACGGTGGTTCAATACCTAGAGTAAAACCAATTAAACCCCAAAGTAGCATTATAGCCTTTGGAGATAGAACAGGATTAATAAAAACATTTACTGGTGGTGGAATATTTGGAATAGCCGAGCTAATTTCCTCAAATAATTATATTAAGACTTTTTCAGAATTGTCCAAAGAGATTAGAAAACAATACTATTTAACTACATTAGTAGAGAAAAGTTGGAGAATTTGGTTATCTTTAGCAAGAATTTACAAGGATAAAACAATAAAGGCGGAAAAGGAATTCGATTTTCATTCAATGCTTCTTTTCTCTCACTAAATTGAAACATCCCTCGCCCTTTTCTATAATTCCCTTGTTCATTAATTCAACTATAACTTTTTCTGGATCTTTAACTCCTAGTGCTTTTAAATCCCTGACAGCAATAATTTCCCCAACAGAAATATATTTTCTAAAATATTTCTCAGCAATTTCTATGTCCTTTTCCATACTCTAATTTTATTTTCTTACACTCATTTAACGTTATCGTGAATCCTTATCTAAAACTTGTAAGGATACATAACGTTATAGGCGCTGCAATAGGAGATTTTACAGGATATGTTGTATCGTCTGCCTGGAATTTTAATCTGGAGAAGCTAGTAATCTCCCTGATTGTAGTGTCTTTAGTTGCAGCAGGCGGTTATGCTATAAATGACGTATACGACGTTGAAATAGATAAGATAAATAAACCAGATAGACCACTACCATCTGGACGAATAAGCATAAAGAACGCAGTTACTTTATCGTACTCAACAATGATAATAGGCAGTGGGTTAGCTTTTATCCTTGGAATTTTACAAGGATTATTGGCAATACTGACTTCAATAGCTTTAATTTACTACGCTAAAACGCTTAAAAGGCAGGGCTTGCCTGGTAATATTATCGTAGCAACTACTACTGCTTTATCAATATTCTATGGTGGTATAGCATATTTTGAAGGGAATTGGTTTGAGAGAGTAATAATACCCACGGCATACTCTTTTCTTCTCACATTAGGAAGAGAATTGGTTAAAGGTATAGAAGACTATGAAGGAGACAAGAAATACGGCGT from Acidianus ambivalens harbors:
- a CDS encoding DUF211 domain-containing protein, translating into MSIRRIVLDVLKPIKGTTIIDLAGKLTELEGIDGVNISVTDMDVETMGLMVVIEGPNINFEEVKKVLEEDGCAIHSIDEVAAGNRLVEGRKGK
- the speD gene encoding adenosylmethionine decarboxylase; translation: MMGINQEVPKVIGKQVYGSLYDCDEEVLKDVEKLKNIVINAAKIGNMTLLDVKAWKIGEGASVVAIVLESHITIHTWPEYKFATVDVYSCGAKSDPKKAFAYIVKELGAKRYSMNEADRSSDF
- a CDS encoding PolB1-binding protein PBP2 family protein; this translates as MEKDIEIAEKYFRKYISVGEIIAVRDLKALGVKDPEKVIVELMNKGIIEKGEGCFNLVREKKH
- a CDS encoding UbiA family prenyltransferase; amino-acid sequence: MNPYLKLVRIHNVIGAAIGDFTGYVVSSAWNFNLEKLVISLIVVSLVAAGGYAINDVYDVEIDKINKPDRPLPSGRISIKNAVTLSYSTMIIGSGLAFILGILQGLLAILTSIALIYYAKTLKRQGLPGNIIVATTTALSIFYGGIAYFEGNWFERVIIPTAYSFLLTLGRELVKGIEDYEGDKKYGVRTLATTKGIRFTWNTARVILLLMLAISPLPILLGFNIIYGILLIPFTFFTLKAIFAETSPRGGGEARGLLKGSAFIGMIAFILGSLPFKIFI